In Mesotoga sp. UBA6090, the genomic stretch CTCTTTTCTTCGGTGAACTTGATCGCGTTACCGAGCACGGCCGCAACCGCGACTTTAAGTTTGTCTGAATAAGTCTTTACGACGAGACCTTCACCGGTCTCAACGATTATTCGGACCTCTTTCGATTCCGCGAAGGCTCTGTGGTACTCTTTCATCTCTTCGAGAAACTCACGCAGTCTTACATCCTGAGAAGATATTACTGCCGTGCTGTCGTTGCGTGCTTTTGCCTGTAGCAGGAGTTGATTGACAACATTCTGCATACTCCGGGTTGCGCTGTCAATCGCATCGATCTTATCTCTCGATTCTCTTTCCAGCGGTCTACTCTTCAGTAGATCTACGCTCAGCCTCATAATTGTAAGGGGCGTCTTTAACTCGTGAGAGGCGTCTGCTGTGAACCGCTGAAGTCTATCATAACTTTCTCTCAGAGGTGTCAGAACGTAACCGGCAAGAGCCAGACCAACTATCCAGGAGATAACGGCGACGAGCATTATCAGTAGAATCAGCGAAAAGAGAAGATTAGTAGATTTCTCACTCAGTCCTTCGGTTGATCTTCCAACCCGAAGAAAGAAGATTGGCTGTCCAGCGATGTTTCTAATAGCTCTTGTAAGAATGTTGTACTCAAGTTCCGAGTCGTTGTAATCAACAACTCTTGCCTTAGAAGTCCCCTCAACTAACGGCACACTGCTCTTTATTCTTCCTCCGAGCTGAAGAACACTCTCTCCGTCCGGAGTAACGAACTCGAGGATCTCATTCTCCGCTGTGAAGAGGTCTAGATTTCCGGAATAATTTCTGAGCATTCTTTCCAGGGCTATCAAGGGTGCCCTTCCGATTCTGGATTCGATCCTGTCTGCAACTCTGTTGAGAGCAGTTATTTCGGCCCTTCTTTCAAGCCTGAGGGCGAGGACGAAAATGAAGAGACTCAAAAGGGAGACGAGAGAGATGACGATTAGGGTGAAGAATATCGTCCATCTCCTCTTTGCCTTTCTGAATGAGAGCCCTTCACCTGTCACTGATTTCATAGCCCATTCCCCTGACCGTCCTTATTAGTTTCTTTCTTCGACCTCCGTCGATCTTCTTGCGGATGTTCTTTATATGGCTTCTGATTACGTCCGACCACAGTTCGTCGTCTTCATTCCAGAGATGTTCTTCGAGCTCACTCTTCGGAACGACCCTGCCGCTGTTTAGCATGAGATATTCGAGGATCTGGTACTCCTTCTTTCGGAGTTCTATCTTCTCGTTTCCCCTGCTGGCGGTCTTAAGCGACATATCGAGCTCTAGATCTCCTACTTTCAGAACTCTTGAAGGAGCTCCGCCGAACTGAGCTCTTCTCAAAAGCGACTGAATCCTCACTACAAGTTCCCGGATATCGAATGGCTTTGGAAGATAGTCGTCGGCCCCTAAATCGAAGCCCCGGACTTTGTCTTCGATGCTGTCCAGAGCGGTGAGCATTAGTACGGGAATTCTGCTTCCAGAATCTCTGATCTTCTCGAGCACCTGCCAGCCGGTCAGCTTAGGTAGCAGAATGTCCAGGACAATAACGTCAAATGGGCCGTTAAGAGCCAGATAAAGCCCCTCTTCCCCATCGATTGCAAGTTCGGCGACAAAGCCCTCTCTTTCGAGAGACTCCTTAAGCAATTTGCCCAGACTACGCTCGTCTTCAACAATCAGAATCTTCATCTCTTCTCCTCCCCGATGAAATCATACCAGTAGAAGTGTGAAATCTTCGAGAAAGGTACGGAAGATAATGTTCCGAAAAAACCCTTTGAATAGGTTATAATTTGTTGTGAAAGAAGTCACAAATGGAGGGTGTGCTTGTGATAATCAAAGTCTGTATGGGAAGCGCCTGTCTTATGAAGGGTTCTCCCGAAGTTTCCAAGAGACTGGTAGAGTTAGTGACTGAACACGGCTTGAGTAGGTTCACAACAATCAAGGGTTCTCACTGTATGGGGCCCTGCTCCGATGGAGTAGTTGTCGATATCGATGAGAAGAGGTTCACGAATATATCTATGCATAATGTAGATGATTTCTTCAAGAAGGAGATACTTCAGCGGGAATAGACGTCATAGAGATTCACAACAGCATAAAAGGAAAACTCTAAATGTCCTTTAGGGCGGGGAATCTCTCCCGCCAGTCTCTTAGAATAGTCAGTCTTTCATAGTCCAAATCCCACAGAAGCAGTCCCTTCTCGGCTTCAAAGGGTACTTCGTTACCGTCTTGATCAAAGAGGACGGAAAAGGCCTCGTCATATTCGATGCCGTTGCCGTCGACCCCAGTCCGGTTTAGCCCCAGAACAAATGACTGGTTCTCGATCGCCCTTGCCTTAAGAAGAGCCTGCCAGTGATTGGCCCTCTTTTCCGGCCAGTTGGCTATCACTATCATGACCTCTGCAGGCAAGTTAGCCCTGAAGAGCTCCGGGAAACGGAGGTCATAACAGATGTTCAGGGAGAAATGTATCTCTTTCATCTCGAAAGAGAGATTAGAGTTACCGGGGGTGTAAACGGTATTCTCCCCTCCGTACGAAAAGAGCTTTCTCTTTCGATATGTCAAAGGTTCCGATCCCGAACGGAGAAAAGCGGCGCAGTTGTAGAACTTCGAGTCTCTTCTGTCTACGAAGCCGTAAACTGCCGGAATACCCCAGTGATCTACTTGCTTTTTGAAGAAACCACACGCATCTCTCACATAAGCTC encodes the following:
- a CDS encoding sensor histidine kinase — encoded protein: MKSVTGEGLSFRKAKRRWTIFFTLIVISLVSLLSLFIFVLALRLERRAEITALNRVADRIESRIGRAPLIALERMLRNYSGNLDLFTAENEILEFVTPDGESVLQLGGRIKSSVPLVEGTSKARVVDYNDSELEYNILTRAIRNIAGQPIFFLRVGRSTEGLSEKSTNLLFSLILLIMLVAVISWIVGLALAGYVLTPLRESYDRLQRFTADASHELKTPLTIMRLSVDLLKSRPLERESRDKIDAIDSATRSMQNVVNQLLLQAKARNDSTAVISSQDVRLREFLEEMKEYHRAFAESKEVRIIVETGEGLVVKTYSDKLKVAVAAVLGNAIKFTEEKSDVIVRAFERGGSLLIQISDSGPGIADSEKKRIFDRFYKIDESHNSSGSGMGLSIAKEMVGSLGGEITVENRPGGGSIFEIRIPLRKHI
- a CDS encoding response regulator transcription factor; protein product: MKILIVEDERSLGKLLKESLEREGFVAELAIDGEEGLYLALNGPFDVIVLDILLPKLTGWQVLEKIRDSGSRIPVLMLTALDSIEDKVRGFDLGADDYLPKPFDIRELVVRIQSLLRRAQFGGAPSRVLKVGDLELDMSLKTASRGNEKIELRKKEYQILEYLMLNSGRVVPKSELEEHLWNEDDELWSDVIRSHIKNIRKKIDGGRRKKLIRTVRGMGYEISDR
- a CDS encoding (2Fe-2S) ferredoxin domain-containing protein, with the protein product MIIKVCMGSACLMKGSPEVSKRLVELVTEHGLSRFTTIKGSHCMGPCSDGVVVDIDEKRFTNISMHNVDDFFKKEILQRE
- a CDS encoding nitrilase-related carbon-nitrogen hydrolase, whose translation is MRIGGVPLNIVWESPEINMKIIERLFAGASAAGVELIVFPETTLSGFTNNAERAYVRDACGFFKKQVDHWGIPAVYGFVDRRDSKFYNCAAFLRSGSEPLTYRKRKLFSYGGENTVYTPGNSNLSFEMKEIHFSLNICYDLRFPELFRANLPAEVMIVIANWPEKRANHWQALLKARAIENQSFVLGLNRTGVDGNGIEYDEAFSVLFDQDGNEVPFEAEKGLLLWDLDYERLTILRDWRERFPALKDI